In the genome of Actinomadura graeca, one region contains:
- the hypE gene encoding hydrogenase expression/formation protein HypE: protein MKVREEQVLDRIERARAARPRLREDRVTLAHGAGGKATRTLVEAVFREAFGNPLLDRLDDSAVFPVDGAAGPALAFTTDASVVSPLFFPGGDIGDLAVNGTVNDLAVAGATPLHLSAAFILEEGFPVADLRRITASMRRAAGEAGVGIVAGDTKVVERGKADGCYITTSGVGVVESAPSGEVLPGDSVLVTGPIGEHGVTVMLARGDLGIEAGVASDTAPLNGLIADLRAACPGAVRRMRDATRGGVATVLNELAVDAGVAVALDEDAVPVGPAVRGACELLGLDPLYVACEGRAVIVVSGEAEAAALAALRAHPLGAGAAVIGRVEEEPPGLVLLKTSFGGTRVVDVLVGDPLPRIC from the coding sequence GTGAAAGTCCGCGAAGAACAGGTCCTCGACCGCATCGAGCGGGCCCGCGCCGCCCGGCCGCGGCTGCGCGAGGACCGCGTGACCCTCGCCCACGGCGCCGGCGGCAAGGCGACGCGCACGCTGGTGGAGGCGGTGTTCCGCGAGGCGTTCGGCAATCCCCTCCTGGATCGCCTGGACGATTCGGCGGTCTTCCCGGTGGACGGTGCCGCCGGCCCCGCCCTCGCCTTCACCACCGACGCCTCCGTCGTCTCGCCGCTGTTCTTCCCGGGCGGCGACATCGGGGACCTGGCCGTCAACGGCACCGTCAACGACCTCGCCGTCGCCGGCGCGACGCCGCTGCACCTGTCGGCGGCCTTCATCCTCGAAGAGGGCTTCCCCGTCGCCGACCTGCGCCGCATCACCGCGTCCATGCGGCGCGCCGCCGGGGAGGCGGGCGTCGGGATCGTCGCGGGCGACACCAAGGTCGTCGAGCGGGGCAAGGCCGATGGCTGCTACATCACCACCTCGGGCGTCGGCGTGGTGGAGTCCGCGCCGTCCGGTGAGGTGCTGCCCGGGGACTCCGTCCTGGTCACCGGCCCGATCGGCGAGCACGGCGTCACCGTGATGCTGGCCCGCGGCGATCTCGGCATCGAGGCCGGCGTCGCCTCCGACACCGCGCCGCTCAACGGCCTGATCGCCGATCTCCGTGCCGCCTGCCCCGGTGCCGTGCGCCGGATGCGCGACGCCACGCGGGGCGGCGTCGCCACCGTGCTCAACGAGCTGGCCGTGGACGCGGGCGTGGCGGTGGCCCTCGACGAGGACGCCGTGCCGGTGGGACCCGCCGTCCGGGGCGCCTGCGAGCTGCTCGGCCTGGACCCGCTGTACGTCGCCTGCGAGGGCCGCGCCGTGATCGTCGTGTCGGGGGAGGCCGAGGCCGCCGCCCTGGCCGCGCTCCGCGCCCACCCCCTCGGAGCGGGCGCCGCCGTGATCGGCCGCGTCGAGGAGGAACCGCCAGGGCTCGTCCTGCTGAAGACGTCGTTCGGCGGCACCCGCGTCGTGGACGTCCTGGTGGGCGACCCCCTTCCCCGCATCTGCTGA
- a CDS encoding acyl carrier protein translates to MNGSEIISRGELQTWLLDRIAFYLDRPAENIDPGVELARYGVDSVYAISIISDIEDHLQVEVDVAEARRRETVAALTDYLLDLVA, encoded by the coding sequence GTGAACGGGTCGGAAATTATCTCCCGCGGCGAGCTGCAAACGTGGCTTCTTGACAGGATCGCCTTCTACCTCGACAGGCCCGCGGAAAACATCGATCCAGGGGTCGAGCTCGCCCGCTATGGCGTGGATTCGGTCTATGCGATCAGCATCATCAGCGACATCGAGGACCACCTGCAGGTCGAGGTGGACGTGGCCGAGGCACGGCGCCGCGAGACGGTCGCCGCGCTCACCGACTACCTGCTCGATCTCGTCGCGTGA
- a CDS encoding SGNH/GDSL hydrolase family protein: MRAGRPEAGAAGRPMVVLGDSVAEGWHDPAPDPPGGWIGWAGRLARHLDIPRDRVRNLAEPGATIEDVVRVQLPRARGLDPRLVMLGCGMNDALNGFERAGVAARLEEVFGWARESGAVAIAIPVPRPPFLERSPMSQFRRKRVVQRIADFNAELDRVSRASGTTFPNRESVSKVGDPSMWSPDGIHLNAAGHSYVAEVVAHIARDLLGGRTV; encoded by the coding sequence GTGAGGGCCGGCCGGCCGGAGGCCGGCGCCGCCGGGCGCCCCATGGTGGTGCTCGGCGACAGCGTGGCCGAGGGATGGCACGACCCCGCCCCCGACCCCCCGGGCGGCTGGATCGGCTGGGCCGGGCGGCTCGCCCGCCACCTGGACATCCCCCGCGACCGGGTCCGCAACCTCGCCGAACCCGGCGCGACGATCGAGGACGTGGTCCGCGTCCAGCTGCCGCGGGCGCGCGGGCTGGACCCGCGGCTGGTGATGCTCGGCTGCGGGATGAACGACGCGCTGAACGGCTTCGAGCGGGCCGGCGTCGCCGCGCGGCTGGAGGAGGTGTTCGGCTGGGCCCGGGAGAGCGGTGCCGTCGCCATCGCCATTCCGGTGCCGCGCCCCCCATTCCTGGAGAGGTCGCCGATGTCGCAGTTCCGGCGAAAACGGGTCGTGCAGCGAATCGCCGACTTCAATGCCGAGCTGGACCGCGTCTCCCGTGCGTCCGGAACGACGTTCCCGAATCGGGAATCGGTGTCCAAGGTCGGCGACCCGTCGATGTGGAGTCCCGACGGCATCCATCTGAACGCGGCCGGGCATTCCTATGTCGCCGAGGTGGTCGCGCATATCGCCAGAGATCTGCTCGGAGGGCGGACCGTCTGA
- a CDS encoding SGNH/GDSL hydrolase family protein encodes MNRPFVPIAVDRVARPVALVALAPVLLAQAWWTVRRTPRLDPAAGDEQGVADGAGVAGGAEPEFRLVVIGESTAAGVGASLHAQALPGFLAEALRDRLRRSVAWSVAGRNGATVRTVITDLIPARGGPPPEHDPAGGAAGTGGAGGATDLVVVAVGVNDLVRGRPLRKWADDMTALVAALRDRYGRATVLVAGMPPVHRFPAVPRPLRLVLGARARAMDRLAGAAARSAGAVHVPMDEAMARDRRLFASDGFHPSPAGYRAWAEDLARALPARTVP; translated from the coding sequence ATGAACAGACCATTCGTCCCGATCGCCGTCGACCGCGTCGCGCGGCCGGTGGCGCTGGTGGCGCTCGCGCCGGTCCTCCTCGCCCAGGCGTGGTGGACCGTGCGCCGCACCCCCCGTCTCGATCCGGCGGCGGGCGACGAGCAGGGCGTCGCGGACGGCGCGGGCGTCGCGGGCGGCGCGGAGCCGGAGTTCCGGCTCGTCGTGATCGGCGAGTCCACGGCCGCGGGCGTGGGCGCGTCCCTGCACGCGCAGGCGCTCCCCGGCTTCCTCGCCGAGGCGCTGCGGGACCGGCTCCGCCGGAGCGTGGCCTGGTCGGTCGCCGGGCGGAACGGCGCGACCGTCCGCACGGTCATCACCGACCTCATCCCCGCGCGCGGCGGCCCGCCCCCGGAGCACGACCCGGCCGGAGGTGCCGCGGGGACGGGCGGGGCAGGCGGCGCGACGGACCTCGTGGTCGTCGCCGTCGGCGTCAACGACCTGGTCCGCGGGCGCCCGCTGCGGAAATGGGCCGACGACATGACGGCGCTCGTCGCCGCGCTGCGCGACCGGTACGGGCGCGCGACGGTGCTGGTGGCGGGCATGCCGCCGGTGCACCGGTTCCCCGCCGTCCCGCGGCCGCTGCGTCTGGTCCTCGGGGCGCGGGCGCGCGCCATGGACCGGCTCGCGGGCGCCGCCGCGCGGTCCGCCGGCGCCGTCCACGTGCCGATGGACGAGGCGATGGCGCGCGACCGCCGGCTGTTCGCCTCCGACGGCTTCCACCCGTCGCCCGCCGGGTACCGCGCCTGGGCCGAGGACCTGGCGCGGGCGCTCCCCGCCCGGACGGTGCCCTGA
- a CDS encoding nuclear transport factor 2 family protein → MTIPGTFRHAVESKDLAAITRTLDPDIEFHSPVMVKPYHGRDAVTALLRVLLEVFEDFRYTDDLVSRGDPPSQALVFSARVMGKSLQGLDLVRFGEEGLVTGLTVMVRPLPAAMTLARAVGRRMEEPGTPP, encoded by the coding sequence GTGACGATTCCCGGAACGTTCCGACATGCGGTGGAGTCCAAGGACCTCGCCGCGATCACGCGGACCCTGGACCCCGACATCGAGTTCCACAGCCCGGTGATGGTGAAGCCCTACCACGGACGCGACGCCGTCACCGCGCTGCTGCGGGTCCTGCTGGAGGTGTTCGAGGACTTCCGCTACACCGACGACCTCGTCAGCCGCGGGGACCCGCCCTCCCAGGCGCTGGTCTTCAGCGCCCGCGTCATGGGCAAGTCCCTCCAGGGACTCGATCTCGTCCGGTTCGGCGAGGAGGGACTCGTCACCGGGCTGACGGTCATGGTCCGCCCGCTGCCCGCGGCGATGACGCTCGCCCGCGCGGTGGGACGGCGGATGGAGGAACCGGGCACGCCCCCCTGA
- a CDS encoding acyl-CoA dehydrogenase family protein yields MDRKVPARAVLSPAHRIAADLDAYLGDPMDDEAGPFSYKAIVEAEERDEIPPGAVDAVRAWGFPAYLVPSGLGGRLTTLEELFLVTRGISRRSVTVAVMYGSGLLAVNPVWLWGDDAQRRTVADGVLRGDLACFGVSEADHGSDVMASESRAEQEGDGLVLNGTKWPVGNATKGRFVTTYARTGTRDFSLLLVDKRELAPECWSVLPPVRTVGLRGHDLSGVAFSDARLPASCVIGRKGSGLVQTLKTLQITRTAIAALSVGTMDAVVRIGIEYARQRTLYGSGIYNIPVIRDHLVKAHLDLLIAECVALPVARALTIAPGRLSLWSSIVKYFVPVLGEEVVASIGTVLAARGYLREGVAHGVFQKLQRDHAIASIFEGTTHVNLANVAGQLPFLVSPPEETGDEAELLADLFSWTRTPPAWAPDGRLLQLTNEGRDEVGQRFEAIADEVLTAANTHAAPGVAAELKDLLAGIGGMRTTLDEGIRAAAGDTTSVAALGRARRYCELHAMVSCMLTWVHNRQEFGGPFAGGEWLVLCLQRLLQRVQPDTVLSEGFLPTLEDAMFLGFDERRWFSLLSMAERGRPLLRKAE; encoded by the coding sequence ATGGACAGAAAGGTCCCCGCACGCGCAGTGCTGTCCCCTGCGCACCGGATCGCCGCCGACCTGGACGCCTATCTCGGCGATCCGATGGACGACGAGGCCGGGCCCTTCTCCTACAAGGCCATCGTCGAGGCCGAGGAGCGCGACGAGATCCCGCCCGGCGCGGTCGACGCCGTCCGCGCCTGGGGGTTCCCCGCCTACCTGGTGCCGAGCGGCCTCGGCGGGCGCCTGACCACGCTGGAGGAGCTGTTCCTCGTCACCCGCGGCATCTCGCGGCGCAGCGTCACCGTCGCCGTCATGTACGGGTCGGGGCTGCTGGCGGTGAACCCCGTCTGGCTGTGGGGCGACGACGCGCAGCGCCGGACCGTCGCCGACGGCGTGCTGCGCGGCGACCTCGCCTGCTTCGGCGTCTCGGAGGCCGACCACGGCAGCGACGTCATGGCCTCGGAGTCGCGCGCCGAGCAGGAGGGCGACGGGCTGGTCCTCAACGGGACGAAATGGCCGGTCGGCAACGCGACCAAGGGCCGGTTCGTCACCACCTACGCCCGGACCGGGACGCGCGACTTCTCCCTCCTCCTGGTCGACAAGCGCGAGCTGGCCCCCGAGTGCTGGTCGGTGCTGCCGCCCGTCCGCACGGTGGGGCTGCGCGGCCACGACCTCAGCGGCGTCGCGTTCTCCGACGCGCGGCTGCCGGCGAGCTGCGTCATCGGAAGGAAGGGCTCCGGGCTCGTCCAGACCCTCAAGACCCTCCAGATCACGCGGACGGCCATCGCCGCCCTGTCCGTCGGGACCATGGACGCGGTCGTCCGCATCGGGATCGAGTACGCGCGGCAGCGCACCCTCTACGGCTCCGGGATCTACAACATCCCGGTCATCCGCGACCATCTCGTCAAGGCGCACCTCGACCTGCTGATCGCCGAGTGCGTCGCGCTGCCCGTCGCGCGGGCGCTGACGATCGCGCCCGGCCGGCTGAGCCTGTGGTCGTCGATCGTGAAGTACTTCGTCCCCGTCCTCGGGGAGGAGGTCGTCGCCAGCATCGGGACGGTCCTCGCCGCCCGCGGCTACCTGCGCGAGGGCGTCGCCCACGGGGTGTTCCAGAAGCTCCAGCGCGACCACGCCATCGCGAGCATCTTCGAGGGCACCACGCACGTCAACCTCGCCAACGTCGCGGGACAGCTCCCCTTCCTCGTCTCGCCGCCGGAGGAGACCGGCGACGAGGCGGAGCTGCTCGCCGACCTGTTCTCCTGGACGCGCACGCCGCCCGCGTGGGCGCCCGACGGACGGCTGCTCCAGCTCACCAACGAGGGGCGCGACGAGGTCGGGCAGCGGTTCGAGGCCATCGCCGACGAGGTGCTCACCGCGGCCAACACCCACGCCGCCCCGGGCGTCGCGGCCGAGCTGAAGGACCTGCTGGCCGGGATCGGCGGCATGCGCACCACGCTGGACGAGGGGATCCGCGCCGCCGCCGGGGACACCACGTCGGTGGCCGCCCTCGGCCGCGCACGCCGCTACTGCGAGCTGCATGCGATGGTCTCCTGCATGCTAACGTGGGTGCACAATCGGCAGGAGTTCGGCGGGCCCTTCGCGGGCGGGGAGTGGCTCGTCCTCTGCTTGCAGCGGCTTCTGCAACGCGTCCAGCCCGACACCGTCCTGTCCGAGGGGTTTCTGCCCACTCTGGAGGACGCCATGTTCCTCGGGTTCGACGAGCGCCGCTGGTTCTCGCTCCTGTCCATGGCCGAGCGCGGCCGTCCGCTCCTGCGCAAGGCGGAGTGA
- a CDS encoding fatty acyl-AMP ligase, translated as MPSQAGPPRGLRADRPADFVSAARRNVLLHGDERGFTFVREQRARTGPAAGAVAGPVWGRGYREETLGFAEMDRRARGLARLLEGRGLRDRAVLLLYPEGLEFLTGFYGCLYARAIAVPAPLPALDAERFGRTRRIIDDADITWILTDTAHRPALEEWLAEDGLDGRVRCLDTETESGDPDAWTAPEMGPDTLAFLQYTSGSTGEPKGVMVSHGNLLHNGEEIKRRIGGSGETVGVGWVPHYHDMGLVGQFLEPLYLGCRYVFTSPITFIKRPALWLEMITRHRGTITLSPNFGYDLVLRRVKDEQLDGLDLTSLRTVKNGAEPVRAATLESWNERFAPVGFRPEMWMPCYGMAETTLLITAAPLGTGPVIRGFDAEALAQEKAVLAPGGAARRLVGCGRPVTLDVRVVDPAGGVPVEDEGVGEIWVRGGSVAAGYWKKADETRETFGAFTADGDGPFLRTGDLGFTCDGELFIAGRIKDLIIVNGRNIHAQDIEEAARAVHPAAGAAAAFAVDAGTEHVVLVQEVSTRLARGTALDELAMLIKARVARTFELPALSVVLCGRGSVRRTTSGKTQRRHTRQDFLDGRITELAGHVESGVAALRDTAAEATGTGGAERADVDSAPEE; from the coding sequence ATGCCGTCCCAGGCAGGCCCTCCCCGGGGCCTTCGCGCCGACCGGCCCGCCGACTTCGTGTCGGCCGCCCGCCGGAACGTCCTCCTTCACGGGGACGAGCGGGGCTTCACCTTCGTCCGTGAGCAGCGGGCGCGCACCGGCCCCGCCGCGGGCGCGGTGGCCGGGCCCGTGTGGGGACGCGGGTACCGGGAGGAGACGCTCGGGTTCGCCGAGATGGACAGGCGTGCCCGCGGGCTGGCCCGCCTCCTGGAGGGGCGGGGGTTACGCGACCGCGCGGTCCTGCTGTTATATCCGGAGGGGCTGGAGTTCCTGACCGGGTTCTACGGCTGCCTGTACGCGCGGGCCATCGCCGTCCCCGCCCCGCTCCCGGCGCTGGACGCCGAGCGGTTCGGGCGCACCCGGCGGATCATCGACGACGCCGACATCACCTGGATCCTCACCGACACCGCCCACAGGCCCGCGCTTGAGGAATGGCTGGCCGAGGACGGGCTGGACGGCCGGGTCCGCTGCCTCGACACCGAGACGGAGTCCGGCGACCCGGACGCCTGGACCGCGCCGGAGATGGGCCCCGACACCCTCGCGTTCCTCCAGTACACCTCCGGCTCCACCGGCGAGCCCAAGGGGGTGATGGTCTCCCACGGGAACCTGCTCCACAACGGCGAGGAGATCAAGCGCCGGATCGGGGGCTCGGGGGAGACGGTCGGCGTCGGCTGGGTCCCGCACTACCACGACATGGGGCTCGTCGGGCAGTTCCTGGAACCGCTCTACCTGGGCTGCCGGTACGTCTTCACCTCGCCGATCACGTTCATCAAACGGCCCGCGCTCTGGCTGGAGATGATCACCCGGCACCGGGGCACGATCACCCTCTCGCCGAACTTCGGATACGACCTGGTGCTGCGCCGCGTCAAGGACGAGCAGCTCGACGGGCTCGACCTGACGTCGCTGCGGACCGTCAAGAACGGCGCCGAGCCCGTCCGCGCCGCGACGCTGGAAAGCTGGAACGAGCGGTTCGCGCCGGTCGGGTTCCGCCCCGAGATGTGGATGCCGTGCTACGGCATGGCGGAGACGACGCTCCTCATCACCGCCGCCCCGCTCGGGACCGGCCCGGTGATCCGCGGCTTCGACGCGGAGGCCCTGGCGCAGGAGAAGGCCGTCCTCGCGCCGGGCGGCGCGGCGCGGCGGCTCGTCGGCTGCGGCCGGCCCGTCACGCTCGACGTGCGGGTCGTCGATCCCGCGGGCGGCGTGCCGGTCGAGGACGAGGGCGTCGGGGAGATCTGGGTGCGCGGCGGCAGCGTCGCCGCCGGGTACTGGAAGAAGGCCGACGAGACCCGGGAGACCTTCGGGGCCTTCACCGCCGACGGGGACGGGCCGTTCCTGCGGACGGGGGACCTCGGCTTCACCTGCGACGGCGAGCTGTTCATCGCCGGGCGCATCAAGGACCTGATCATCGTCAACGGCCGCAACATCCACGCGCAGGACATCGAGGAGGCCGCGCGCGCGGTCCACCCGGCCGCGGGCGCCGCCGCGGCGTTCGCCGTCGACGCCGGGACCGAGCACGTCGTCCTCGTGCAGGAGGTCAGCACGCGGCTGGCCAGGGGGACGGCCCTGGACGAGCTGGCGATGCTCATCAAGGCGCGCGTCGCGCGGACGTTCGAGCTGCCCGCGTTGAGCGTCGTCCTCTGCGGGCGGGGATCGGTGCGGCGGACGACCAGCGGCAAGACGCAGCGCCGCCACACCCGCCAGGACTTTCTGGACGGGCGGATCACCGAGCTGGCGGGCCACGTCGAGAGCGGGGTCGCCGCCCTCCGCGACACCGCGGCGGAGGCCACCGGCACCGGCGGCGCCGAGAGGGCCGACGTCGATTCGGCGCCGGAAGAATGA
- a CDS encoding PadR family transcriptional regulator, which translates to MALRHAVLAALLDGEYSGYQLAKIFDLSVSNFWHAVPQQLYSELSRLETEGLISGRQIIQHDRPNKRVYTVTPAGVDELERFAATPAKPGIIRENLLVMVQAVDHISADAVIAQLEERALASAAKIELFEHTLRHLRGDLDEESFLRSAAPIGPYLTCLRGRRFEQENHEWFTSTARLLRARAGANAEGGEPA; encoded by the coding sequence ATGGCACTTCGTCACGCGGTGCTGGCGGCGCTGCTCGACGGTGAGTACAGCGGCTACCAGCTCGCCAAGATCTTTGATTTGTCGGTCTCCAACTTCTGGCATGCCGTACCGCAGCAGCTCTATTCGGAGCTGTCGAGGTTGGAGACCGAGGGCCTGATCAGCGGACGGCAGATCATCCAGCACGACCGCCCCAACAAACGCGTGTACACCGTCACGCCGGCCGGTGTCGACGAACTGGAACGTTTCGCCGCCACCCCGGCCAAACCCGGGATCATCCGCGAGAACCTGCTCGTCATGGTGCAGGCCGTGGACCACATCTCGGCGGACGCGGTGATCGCGCAACTGGAGGAGCGGGCCCTGGCGTCCGCGGCCAAGATCGAGCTTTTCGAGCACACCCTGCGACACCTGCGCGGCGACCTCGACGAGGAGTCCTTCCTGCGGAGCGCCGCACCCATCGGCCCGTACCTGACCTGCCTGCGGGGCCGCCGGTTCGAGCAGGAGAACCACGAGTGGTTCACCAGCACCGCCCGGCTGCTGCGCGCCAGGGCGGGTGCCAACGCCGAGGGAGGCGAACCGGCATGA
- a CDS encoding ATP-binding protein yields MSGEHHTIELPNEAQAETPEHAGTVTAVAPPAAVARTPVPLGELSLPAVHDSVPRARGFSRAVTTASGIGHVRDDAEVLVSELVTNAVQHATIPGAPLRLRLLRAGSRLRIEVHDTSPAVPRARQIDLMEETGRGWFLVAVIAERHGTDHTASGKSVWCELRAWPRDERPSH; encoded by the coding sequence ATGTCGGGCGAACACCACACCATCGAGTTGCCTAACGAGGCACAAGCCGAAACGCCGGAGCACGCCGGCACCGTCACGGCGGTCGCACCGCCCGCCGCGGTGGCCCGCACCCCGGTTCCGCTGGGCGAGCTGAGCCTGCCCGCGGTGCACGACTCGGTCCCCCGGGCGCGGGGCTTCAGCCGCGCCGTCACCACCGCCTCCGGCATCGGGCACGTCCGCGACGACGCGGAGGTCCTGGTCTCGGAGCTCGTCACCAACGCCGTCCAGCACGCCACGATCCCGGGCGCGCCGCTGCGCCTGCGCCTCCTGCGGGCGGGGTCGCGGCTGCGCATCGAGGTCCACGACACGAGCCCGGCGGTCCCGCGGGCCCGGCAGATCGACCTGATGGAGGAGACGGGACGGGGCTGGTTCCTCGTCGCGGTCATCGCCGAGCGGCACGGCACCGACCACACCGCCTCCGGGAAGTCCGTCTGGTGCGAGCTGCGCGCCTGGCCGCGCGACGAGCGGCCCTCGCACTGA
- a CDS encoding nitrate- and nitrite sensing domain-containing protein, protein MAASRPAEGRRRRRPIRLRITALLLVPLVSLIALWAFAANITLGAAQDKYDFSTTYEKMGLPGIYLVGQLQQERSLSVVALSTRTPQDRQKLGAQRARVSAVQAKFRQSALSADAMDAAKPETKQRLGEAVRSLDGLRGLRAKVDSGRVPTLEVIDSYSTVLDDVIRVFTGLVAVNDLAIFEQGRALIAIGNARAYMLREDALVTAAMAKNGRLTPAEHTAFVQWAANGRQEFDSGLADLGADIRAPLRQLAASDGFQRYRAAESAIVNSRGDRLPAEAGDWAANTTLLSQAWEQKVTQASLALNELAKPIGERIVLRLVLAGGFGLLAVVASILLSLLAARSLSRELRDLQRAALDLAEDRLPGVVARLRRGEEVDVDAEAPPLVIGKSREVARVGDAFTKVQYTAIDTAVRESYLRQGISRVFLNVAWRSQSLLHRQLRMLDEMERGASDPKALEDLFRLDHLTTRMRRHAEGLVILSGTSPGRGWSKPVHVEDVLRAAVSEVEDYTRVEIVVVSGQAAVIGETVADVIHLLAELIENATVFSPSPTEVLVRGEMGANGFAVDIIDRGIGLDQAELDALNLRLSRPPEFDLAVTDRLGLFVVARLAGRHGIKVALQPSLYGGVSAVVLIPPPLIVDVEQPDDEPVAAAPAARTAAPAAPVSGGRWDVPVARPVPTEPFRVDHVPGNGSNGVYPTSTAMLNAPVAYDGPSAPPSPAQPPSMPPPSMPPPSAPSPVMPPGAPPGPSVPPRAPGPPPPAGLSGPSGPAHGTGAFSAFTETPSSETPVSGTPLPDPPVSFGAPPGDGRAPLPRRVRRASLAPQLRDTGTPARPAPPETGDALVAWEERSAEASRDLFASLQAGWLRGREDEGPADGMEGRT, encoded by the coding sequence ATGGCTGCGAGCCGCCCGGCGGAGGGGCGCCGGCGCAGGCGCCCCATCCGGCTGCGCATCACGGCGCTGCTGCTCGTCCCGCTGGTGTCGCTGATCGCCCTGTGGGCGTTCGCCGCGAACATCACGCTCGGCGCGGCGCAGGACAAGTACGACTTCTCCACCACCTACGAAAAGATGGGCCTGCCGGGGATCTACCTGGTCGGGCAGCTCCAGCAGGAACGCTCGCTCAGCGTCGTCGCGCTGAGCACCCGCACGCCCCAGGACCGGCAGAAGCTCGGCGCCCAGCGGGCGCGGGTCAGCGCCGTCCAGGCGAAATTCCGGCAGTCGGCGCTGTCCGCGGACGCGATGGACGCCGCGAAGCCCGAGACCAAGCAGCGGCTGGGCGAGGCCGTCAGGTCGCTCGACGGCCTCCGCGGCCTGCGCGCGAAGGTCGACTCGGGGCGCGTCCCGACGCTGGAGGTCATCGACTCCTACAGCACCGTCCTCGACGACGTCATCCGCGTCTTCACCGGCCTCGTGGCGGTCAACGACCTGGCCATCTTCGAGCAGGGCCGCGCGCTCATCGCCATCGGCAACGCGCGCGCCTACATGCTCCGCGAGGACGCCCTGGTCACCGCGGCGATGGCGAAGAACGGGCGGCTGACCCCCGCCGAGCACACCGCGTTCGTCCAGTGGGCGGCCAACGGCCGGCAGGAGTTCGACTCCGGGCTCGCAGACCTCGGCGCGGACATCCGCGCGCCGCTCCGGCAGCTCGCCGCGTCCGACGGCTTCCAGCGCTACCGCGCGGCGGAGTCGGCGATCGTGAACTCCCGCGGCGACCGGCTGCCCGCCGAGGCCGGTGACTGGGCGGCGAACACCACACTGTTGTCGCAGGCGTGGGAGCAGAAGGTCACCCAGGCGAGCCTTGCGCTGAACGAGCTCGCCAAGCCCATCGGCGAGCGGATCGTCCTGCGGCTCGTCCTCGCGGGCGGCTTCGGGCTCCTCGCGGTGGTCGCGTCGATCCTGCTGTCACTGCTGGCCGCCCGCAGCCTGTCGCGCGAGCTGCGCGACCTGCAGCGGGCCGCCCTCGACCTCGCCGAGGACCGGCTGCCCGGCGTCGTCGCCCGGCTGCGCCGCGGCGAGGAGGTGGACGTCGACGCGGAGGCGCCGCCGCTCGTCATCGGCAAGAGCCGCGAGGTCGCGCGTGTCGGCGACGCGTTCACGAAGGTGCAGTACACCGCGATCGACACCGCCGTCCGCGAGTCCTACCTGCGGCAGGGCATCAGCCGGGTGTTCCTCAACGTCGCGTGGCGCAGCCAGTCGCTGCTGCACCGCCAGCTCCGCATGCTGGACGAGATGGAGCGCGGCGCGTCCGACCCGAAGGCGCTGGAGGACCTGTTCCGCCTGGACCACCTCACCACCCGCATGCGCCGCCACGCCGAGGGCCTGGTCATCCTGTCGGGGACGTCCCCGGGCCGGGGCTGGAGCAAGCCGGTGCACGTCGAGGACGTCCTGCGCGCCGCCGTCTCGGAGGTCGAGGACTACACCCGGGTGGAGATCGTCGTGGTCTCCGGCCAGGCCGCCGTGATCGGCGAGACGGTCGCCGACGTGATCCACCTGCTCGCCGAGCTGATCGAGAACGCCACGGTGTTCTCGCCCTCGCCGACCGAGGTGCTGGTCCGCGGCGAGATGGGCGCGAACGGGTTCGCGGTCGACATCATCGACCGCGGCATCGGGCTCGACCAGGCCGAGCTGGACGCGCTGAACCTGCGGCTGTCGCGGCCCCCCGAGTTCGACCTCGCCGTCACCGACCGCCTCGGCCTGTTCGTCGTCGCGCGGCTCGCGGGACGGCACGGCATCAAGGTCGCGCTCCAGCCGTCCCTGTACGGCGGGGTCAGCGCGGTCGTGCTGATCCCCCCGCCGCTGATCGTGGACGTGGAGCAGCCCGACGACGAGCCCGTCGCCGCGGCGCCCGCGGCCCGGACCGCCGCACCGGCGGCGCCGGTCTCGGGCGGCCGGTGGGACGTCCCCGTCGCCCGGCCGGTCCCGACGGAGCCGTTCCGCGTGGACCACGTCCCGGGGAACGGCTCGAACGGCGTCTACCCGACGTCCACGGCCATGCTCAACGCGCCGGTCGCGTACGACGGGCCGTCCGCGCCGCCCTCCCCTGCGCAGCCGCCGTCCATGCCGCCGCCGTCCATGCCGCCGCCGTCCGCGCCGTCGCCGGTGATGCCACCGGGGGCGCCGCCGGGGCCGTCCGTACCGCCCAGGGCACCCGGGCCGCCTCCGCCGGCCGGTCTGTCCGGGCCTTCCGGTCCCGCGCACGGGACGGGCGCCTTCAGCGCGTTCACCGAAACACCGTCGTCCGAAACCCCGGTGTCCGGAACCCCGCTTCCGGACCCGCCGGTGTCGTTCGGCGCACCGCCGGGGGACGGGCGCGCACCGCTGCCGCGCCGCGTCCGGCGGGCCAGCCTCGCTCCCCAGCTGCGTGACACCGGGACTCCGGCGCGACCCGCGCCGCCGGAGACCGGCGACGCGCTCGTCGCGTGGGAGGAGCGCTCGGCGGAGGCGTCCCGCGACCTGTTCGCATCACTGCAGGCGGGATGGCTCCGGGGCCGCGAGGACGAAGGGCCGGCAGACGGTATGGAGGGAAGAACATGA